A genome region from Prionailurus bengalensis isolate Pbe53 chromosome B4, Fcat_Pben_1.1_paternal_pri, whole genome shotgun sequence includes the following:
- the PVALB gene encoding parvalbumin alpha: MSMTDLLGAEDIKKAVEAFTAVDSFDYKKFFQMVGLKKKSPDDIKKVFHILDKDKSGFIEEDELGFILKGFYPDARDLSVKETKMLMAAGDKNGDGKIDVDEFFSLVAKS, encoded by the exons ATGTCGATGACAGACTTGCTCGGCGCTGAGGACATCAAGAAGGCGGTGGAGGCCTTTACCG CTGTCGACTCCTTCGACTACAAAAAGTTCTTCCAAATGGTCGGCCTGAAGAAGAAGAGCCCGGATGACATAAAGAAGGTGTTCCACATCCTGGATAAAGACAAGAGCGGCTTCATCGAGGAGGATGAGCTGGG ATTCATCCTAAAGGGCTTCTACCCAGATGCCAGAGACCTGTCTGTGAAAGAAACCAAGATGCTGATGGCCGCTGGCGATAAGAATGGGGACGGCAAGATCGATGTCGATG